In a genomic window of Halobiforma lacisalsi AJ5:
- a CDS encoding ABC transporter permease, with the protein MSDDRGGRGSRWLGVVGFSLDRLWKRATRTRSGRVAATTAAVAMTIALLVIVTGIALALADGGVATETDADVRVAPEDTGSLTAVDGVEGPRLGEANQRAETIAAADGVDHATPMLVEKVRLEAANGSDANGAVSEPRTILVIGVVPDEEPRTVAGLSTGALEPGDLHYAGGTYAGAQRGEIVLSATAADRLGVTDGDRLEPAGLDPAEIADADAADADSRPAPTVTVTAVEDAGSDAPVALAPLSEVQTVSGASDGELADRVLVWGDDETAAAVAGEAYPEAAVETDAGTDPSSLFDDGLAFATSALALVVGVTICASFVATTTGMTVDQDRRTLAVLESVGFPTGSRLAIVALSTVVTTLCGALLGAALGFLGIEAVNAVAASTVAGASSSGAVAQTHPLLFPYAVVVGLASGLIAVPYPLAIAHRTTVLEEVGR; encoded by the coding sequence ATGAGCGATGACCGCGGCGGACGCGGGTCACGGTGGCTCGGGGTCGTCGGGTTCTCGCTCGATCGCCTGTGGAAGCGAGCGACCCGCACCAGGTCGGGCCGGGTCGCGGCGACGACCGCCGCCGTCGCGATGACGATAGCCCTGCTCGTGATCGTGACGGGGATCGCGCTGGCGCTGGCCGACGGCGGGGTGGCGACCGAGACGGACGCCGACGTCCGGGTCGCGCCCGAAGATACGGGCTCGCTCACCGCCGTCGACGGCGTCGAGGGACCACGACTGGGCGAGGCGAACCAGCGGGCGGAGACGATCGCCGCGGCCGACGGCGTCGACCACGCGACGCCGATGCTGGTCGAGAAGGTCCGCCTCGAGGCGGCAAACGGGAGCGACGCGAACGGCGCGGTGTCGGAACCGCGCACGATCCTCGTCATCGGAGTCGTTCCCGACGAGGAGCCACGGACCGTCGCTGGCCTCTCGACGGGTGCACTCGAGCCGGGTGACCTCCACTACGCCGGCGGTACCTACGCCGGGGCACAGCGCGGCGAGATCGTTCTCTCGGCGACCGCGGCCGACAGGCTGGGCGTGACCGACGGCGATCGACTCGAACCGGCGGGCCTCGATCCGGCCGAGATAGCCGACGCAGACGCTGCCGACGCCGACTCGAGACCGGCACCCACCGTCACCGTGACCGCCGTCGAGGACGCCGGCAGCGACGCCCCCGTCGCGCTCGCGCCGCTCAGCGAGGTACAGACCGTCTCCGGGGCGTCCGACGGCGAACTCGCCGATCGGGTCCTCGTCTGGGGCGACGACGAAACCGCCGCCGCCGTCGCGGGCGAGGCGTACCCCGAGGCGGCGGTCGAGACCGACGCCGGGACCGACCCCTCGAGCCTGTTCGACGACGGGCTCGCGTTCGCGACGAGCGCCCTCGCGCTCGTCGTCGGCGTGACGATCTGTGCCTCGTTCGTCGCGACGACGACGGGGATGACCGTCGATCAGGACCGGCGGACCCTCGCCGTCCTCGAGTCCGTCGGCTTCCCGACCGGCAGTCGCCTCGCGATCGTCGCGCTCTCGACGGTCGTGACGACGCTGTGCGGTGCCCTCCTCGGGGCCGCGCTCGGATTCCTCGGGATCGAGGCCGTCAACGCCGTCGCGGCGTCGACGGTCGCAGGCGCTTCGAGTTCGGGCGCGGTCGCCCAGACACACCCGCTGTTGTTCCCCTACGCCGTCGTCGTCGGGCTGGCCTCCGGACTGATCGCCGTCCCCTATCCGCTTGCGATCGCCCACCGGACGACCGTCCTCGAGGAGGTGGGCCGATGA